A section of the Schistosoma haematobium chromosome ZW, whole genome shotgun sequence genome encodes:
- the KDELR3_3 gene encoding ER lumen protein-retaining receptor 3 (EggNog:ENOG410V56W~COG:U) — MNIFRFLGDASHFAAIIILLLKIWKTRSCAGLSGRSQIAFAIVFTTRYVDLLTSYVSLYNSLAKIIFIFSSYATLYLIYFRFKATYDGNHDTFRLEFLIVPCALLALIVNHRFQIIELLWTFSIYLESVAILPQLFLISKTGEAETITSHYLFSLGSYRGLYILNWIYRYYVQNYYDLIAISAGVLQTLLYCDFFYLYITRVILRFGRNSGVFRVGTYIDMCRNARGISSHLDTRHGDPR, encoded by the exons ATGAATATATTCCGGTTTCTTGGAGATGCTTCACATTTTGCAGctattataattttactactgaAGATTTGGAAAACACGATCTTGTGCAG GTCTGTCAGGACGTAGTCAAATTGCATTCGCTATTGTATTCACCACACGTTATGTTGATCTTCTGACATCTTATGTGTCTCTATACAATTCTCTCGCAAAGATCATCTTCATATTTTCATCTTATGCGACAttgtatttaatatattttagaTTCAAGGCTACATATGATGGAAATCATGACACGTTTCGTTTGGAGTTCCTTATTGTTCCATGCGCTCTACTAGCATTGATTGTCAATCATCGTTTCCAAATTATTGAG TTGTTGTGGACCTTCTCCATATATTTGGAATCAGTTGCCATCCTGCCACAATTGTTTCTTATTAGCAAAACTGGAGAAGCAGAAACCATCACTTCTCACTACTTATTTTCGCTTGGTTCTTACCGTGGTCTGTACATACTCAACTGGATATATCGGTATTATGTCCAGAACTATTACGATTTGATAGCCATCTCTGCGGGTGTTTTGCAAACTTTACTATATTGCGATTTTTTCTACTTGTACATAACTAGAG TCATTCTGAGGTTTGGTCGTAATTCTGGGGTCTTCCGAGTCGGTACATACATTGATATGTGTCGTAATGCTCGCGGCATCTCGTCTCATCTGGATACTAGACATGGTGATCCAAGATGA